In the genome of Streptomyces aquilus, the window GGTACTTGGCCTGTCACGCGTCTTGTGGTGCGTCGGCCCAGGATCAACTGCGATGACGTGTCGGCACGAGGGCACGGGGGAGCGCGGACTTTGTCCCTGACCGTCAGGCCGGCAGGACGAACGGTGGGTGGGCATCGTTGAGGAAGTAGTCTCCGGCTTCGCGGAACTGGTGGGCGATGGGCCGGGGCAAGGTGTGGGCCCGAGCGTTGCGCCAGAAGCGGTCGAGGCCCAGCCGTGCGGAGGCGGAGCGGGAGCCGACAACGTCGAGGGCGCGGCTGGTGGATTCCTGCGCGGCCCTGGAAGCGGCGGCCTCGGCCATCGTCACGTGGACCGAGATGTCGGCGTATTCGTCGTAGGTGAGGTCTTCGGCGCGGGCCAGCCCGGTGTGTACCGCTGCCAGGGCCTGTTCGGTGAGGGCTGCGGCGGAGCGGGTGAGGATCGTGAGTTCCCCGTAGGTGGTCAGTACGTGCGGATCCTGGGGAGAGCCGTCCGGCCAGGACGAGCGCCAGGACGACTGGCCGGCCCTGCTGAACTCGCGCGCTTCGGCGAGTGCGCCTTCGGCGAGGCCGAGAAGGAGTTGGACGGAGAGGAGACGCCCGACCGGCGAGGCCAGAGAGGCCGACGGCGACAGCACGTCGTCGTCTGCGGCCAGCGAGCCGAGCACGTCTTGGGCGGCGACGGGCACGGCGTCGAATTCCACGTCGCCTCCAGCCGCGAGTCGCTGACCGAAGGCTTCCGCGCTGTCGATCCGCACCCCGTGATGCGTGGGATCGACCACGACGGCGACCGGTTCGCGGTTCCCGGCCCGCTCGGCCCGCACCGCGAGGCGATCGGCGATCAGGACTCCGGTGGCGTAGCTCTGCCGGCCCTCCAGTGCATAGCCCCTCCCTTTCCTGGTCAGGATCAGCGGAACATCCTGCGCGGCGAGACTTCCTCCCCAACACCACTGTTCCGCCGCTGACAGCCGTTCCATCGTGGCGGCGAGGCCGGGTTCGGTGAAGAACCGGGCACTCCATGACAGGAAGTAGTGGGAGCCCAGCAGTTGGGCGATCGCGGCGTCGGTGGCCGCGATCATCCGGACGACTGCGTACGCGGTGGGCCAGTCCGCGCCGCCTCCGCCGAGTTCGGCTGGTATGAGCAGGTTCAGCAGCCCCGATTCACGGAGTCTGGAGACCTCCTCGAAGGGGGGCTTGCCCGCATGCTCCCTGGCCGGGGCGTCTGTGGCGAGGTCGTCCGCCAACTCATGGGCCACGTGCAACCAGTGAGCGGGGCCGGGCCCTGTCCGGGGGGATGCCGTGGCGGGTTGGGACGGCTTGGTGGCAACGCCCATGTCGGTGGTCTCCTCAAGATCGTTGGTGTGGCGAGGTGTCTCCACGCGCCGGGAGGCCCGGGCCTTTCCCTATTAATCCGATAGGAATTATAGGGAAAGTGCAAGAACGGTTGAGGCGGCGAAACTGGTCCCTCGCAGTCAGGACGTCGTCCTACTCGACGTCTCCGGTTGCTGCGACTCGTCCTCCATCAGGCACGCCGGCCGTGCCGAGGCGGCGTCGATGCGCTCGCTGGCGGCAGGTCGCTCCGCAGTACCGCGCCGGGCGGCCGGTGGGCCGGGCCTCGATGCGGGTCCCGCATTCCTCGCACCGCGGCGCTGTGTGCAGCGTGCGAGGAGTGTCACGAAAGCCCCGCCCTTGCGTGACGGGCGCGGGTGTCCGCAGGCTCTCCAGCGCGAGCCGCACCATGCGGGTGCCGCCGTTCTGGTCGCGGTGGGCGGCCCGCATCGTCGCGCACCCGACGGTGAGGGCCGAGACATCGTCCGTGGTCACATCGGTGCGGACGCCGCCGGCGTGCTGGGCCGCGCGGAGCAGGTGGTCAAGGGCCTGACGGAACCGTCGCGCCGATGCGGCAAGGCTCGGCCGCGGCCAGCTCGTGTGCGCGGTCAGGGCGTCGCAGGTGTGTTTGCGGCCGTGGGATGTCTCGATGACGTCCAGGAGGAAGCCGAAGAACGCCGTGGCAGGGTCGGCGCGGGCCGCCCACTGTTGCGCGGTCTCCACCAGGTCGTCGACCTGCTGGGCGAGTACGGCCTCCAGCAGGATCTCCTTGCTGGGGAAGTGCCGGTACACCGTGCCGGCGCCGACCCCTGCCTGCCGTGCGATCGCGCCGAGCGAGATGTCCAGGCCGTGCTCGTCGAACGCCTGCGATGCGGCGGCGAGCACCTTGCGGCGGTTACGGCGGGCATCGGCCCGGCCGGCATCCTGGGGAGCTGCCGTCATGTCACGTAATCCCTTGTCCGCGTCAGCCAACCGGGTGGAGCATTCCACATCGACCCGGGCCCCACCACACCGCATCCATCGACCATCCCGGGGCGGAGGACGACATGACCACAGACCGCTTGGTCGTCGTGACCGGTGCGACCGGCAGGCAGGGCGGCGCCACCGCACGCCGGCTCCTGGCTGCCGGCAGGCCGGTGCGTGCGCTCGTGCGGGACACGACCGCCCCCGCCGCCAAGGCACTTGAGGCCGCGGGAGCGCAGCTGGTGCGCGGCGACCTCGACGACCCGTCGAGTCTTCCCACCGCGCTGGAGGGAGCAGCGGCGCTGTTCGCCGTGCCGCCCGTGGCGCTCGGGTCGGCCGGCCTCGACACGGAGCGGGAGTTCGCCCGTGGCCGGGCGCTGACCGATGCCGCGGCCGTGGTGGGAGTCGAGCAGGTCGTGTTCACGGGGGTCGCGTCCACGCCGGGCCGTCCGGGCGGCTCCGAGGTGAAGAAGCGCGTCGAGGACTATCTGCGTGAGCGGATCCGGTCGGTGACCGTGCTACGCCCGGTGCGCTTCATGTCGAACTATCTCGGTTCGACGGCCATCGGCCTCGACGGCATCACCGACGGCGTGCACCGGCACATCTTTCCGCCGGACGAGCCTGCCCAGATCATCGCGGTGGAGGACATCGCCGAGTTTGCGGCGCTGGCCTTCGACCAGCCAGACCGGTACGCGGGACGGAGTCTGGAACTGGCCGGGGACGCACCTACCCCGGCCGAGGCGGTCGCCGCGATCAGCGAGGCCACCGGCGTCGCAATTCGGTACGAGCAGATCACCCCCGCCGAGGCCACCGCACTCAACCCCGAGATCGCCCAGGCGCGGGAACGCTGGGCAGCAGGATCACGCTGGCACGCCGACATCGAAGCGCTGCGCGTCATCCATCCCCAACTGCGTACGCTCGCGGACTGGCTCGCAGAATCCGGCACCGCCCTGCTGCGCAAGCGACTCCTCGAAACCGCGTCTCCGGGACTGTGAAGTCCCGCGCGGGACCGCGTACTTGTGAGGGTGAGCCGGTTCCGTGGACGCCGTGCCGGTCGATCAGGCCGAGTTCCTCGTCCGTCAGCGGCGGCAACTCCAATGCCTGGAGGTTGTGGTTCAGTTGCCGGAGGCCCATGCACGGCCAGGTGGCCGGTGGCAGCGGCGACGATGGCACGATCAGCTGCTTCGGGCTGATCGCTGTTGGTCGAGATGTCTGACGTCCCAACCCCCTTGCTCGGGGGCCTCGGCACGCGCACATCCAGGGAGCGACCGGGACTTGCAGCGGAGCTCCGGTCCCGTCACACCCCTCGGCGTTTCCTCAGCTCAGCGAGCCATGCCCGCACCTGTACGTCGTCGTGCAGGTAGCCGCCGCTCTCGCCCATGGGGAGATCTATTCCATAGAGGCAGTTCAGCGCCCACCAGGAAAGGTCGTCCCAGACGATTCCGTCCTCCAGCACCCACCTGGCCGCCCATCGGTCAGCTTCGTCCCTGGGCAGCCGACCCGTGACAAGGCCAACGAAGCGATCTTCGATCTCGTCAAGAGTTGGCTGGCCGCTGGCATCCATGCCCTGACCGTACAGGCACGGCGATTCTTGCCTGATACGGCACTCGTGCCGTGACCGGACAGGTTCGCCGAGGTCGCGTGGTCTGCGGGTATGGGAGGAACCACCGCTTCCCGGTTGCGACTGGTCGCGGGGCTGAACGACCTCGTTTGCGTGGTGATAGTCAACTTGGTAATCAACTTGCTGCTCGCCCCGTCGGGCGGGCAGGGTCTGGATCATGCTTGAACTACGCACCTTGGAAGCAGACGACTGGCCCCTCTGGCGGGAGTTGCGACTGGCCGCGCTCGCTGAGGCGCCCTACGCGTTCGGATCGACGCTGGCCCAGTGGCAGGGCTCCGGCGACCGAGAGGAACGCTGGCGTGCCCGTCTGTCGATTCCCGGCGCGCACGATCTCATCGCGCTCCTCGACGGCCTCCCGGTGGGCATGGCCAGCGGAGTGCCGGGCGAGGGAACGGAGAACGTTGAGTTGATCTCGATGTGGGTGGGTCCCACGGCTCGAGGCAAGGGCGTGGGTGACTCCCTGATCCAGGCGGTCGAGCGGTGGGCGGCGGAACGCGGTGCCACGACGCTGCGGTTGTCCGTCATGCCGGACAACCGCGAGGCGACCGCGCTGTACGAGCGGCACGGTTTCACGGACACGGGTGAGCTCGGCGATCTCCTGCCCGATGGTGTGGGCAGGGAGCGAGTCATGGCGAAGAGCATGGCGGCTGGCTGATCTCCGCGTCCGGGCACGGCGGGATCCCCCCTACGTGCTCAAGCCGGGGCGGCGAGGGGACATCCGCCGTCCCCGCGGATGCCTTTCGCGCTGCGGATGCGGGTCCCGACACTTGGGACCGGCCGCCGGGATCACCCACACCCCTCTGCCTAGCGGCCGAGGGCCTGTCGCACGGACAGGTTGTGATACTTCCGCAGCCGGTACAGCTCCCAGCACGACAACACCGTCACCGACACTGGAGCGCCGAGCAGGAACACGATGCGGGCAAGGACGGGAACCTCGGCGTTCGCGTTGTTCATCACGTCGAGGGTGGCCATCACCCACGCCAGCACGATGGCGAGGACCGGCGGCAGCACCTCGTGGATGTCGGCGGTGCGAAATACGTGGTTGAGGCAGAGCGCGATCCCGTACAGGGCGAATCCCACCGACCATGTGCAGAGGACGATGAGGATGACCATGCCGGGAATCCCGATGGCATCACGGAAGCCAGTCGTCGCCGGGTCGGGCGCGACGGCGAGAGGGAACGTTGCCATGGACCCCATCAGAGCCGCCACCGCCCCGAAGGGCTTCAGGGACCGCCGCAGATAGAGCCGGCGCAGCGCGCCTTGCGCGGCGAACGCGAACAGGGCGATCACGAACGGGAAAGCGCACGCGAGGAAGAGTGTGCTGGTCCAGCTCTGGTCGAACTTGTCGCTGGCGGCGGCGTCGGCACCCTTGGCGGTGTCGACCGGCTTGTACGACATGACCAGCACGAGCCAGGCGGCAGCGCCGAGCCCGGTCCGCCACATCTGGATCTTGCGCACCGTCAGGTCCTCTACGGCGTCCGGGCGCGAGGGGCGGAAGGCCCACTGGGCGGCGTAGAACGGGTTGTAGACGCACTTGAGGATCCGCTGCCCGCGCGTGAGCGGCGGCCGGGGCGGTTGCGGGAACGGATGCTGCGGACCGCCGCCGTACGGTTGTGGCGGGTACGGACCCCAGCCCTGCGGATGTCCCGGAGCCCCCTGCGGCGGCACGGGGGCGGGCTGCGGCGGGTAGGGCCCCACGCCGGGACCTCCGGGGTGTGGGTGGGGTCCGCCTCCGGGGTGAGGCTGAGGGCCGGGGCCCGGGCCCGGCTGTCCACCGGGGCCGTATCCGAGACCGCCTGCCGGACCCCACTGACCATTGCCGTGCGTACTCATCGCCTGCGCCCCGATGTTTTCGTCTGTGCCGTGCGCGGCGTGACTCGAACCATCCGCTCGGCGTGCGGCGTGATCCTACCCATGCCCGGTGGGCCGTACAGATGGTGGCATTCGCCCTGGCCACGAACGTGTTCGACGCCCCCCGGACCGCCATGGGGCGCAGGGTCCTGGCCCGCCATGCCGCAGCGCAGCGGATCAGTGCTGCTGGCCCAGGGCAGCGTGAGCGCCGCGTCATAGGCGTCCCCAGCGCCTTGTGACGCGGACGAGGCATAGCCGGTCCCTGCGGGACGCCGTCGGACGCATCGATGCCGGTGATGCCGCAGGATCCGCCGGGCCGACTGATGGACAGGGAGCGAGCGGCGGGTTCGGTCAGGTGGCGTGATCAGGCTGCTTCGGGGCATTCGGGAGCTACGGCAGGTCACATCAGGAGGTAGATCATGATCGCGCTCGGCATCATTCTTCTTATCGTCGGTTTCCTCACCGGCATATCGATCCTGTGGACCCTCGGCATCATTCTTGCCGTGGTCGGCGCCGCCTTCTGGGTCATGGGTTCCATGGGCCACGCGGTCGCCGGTCGACGCCACTATTGGTGACCGTACCGTTCACCGGTCGATGCCCTCGTGGTGACGGGCGTCGCCTGCAAGGCGGGCCTTGTGGGGCAGGGGTTCTTGAGACAGCGAAGGACCCTTGTCCCCGCGGGGCGGGGAGCGCGCGCTTGCCCTGTTCGAGCTCGGGCTGCCACAACAGGTCCTCGGCGCGGGGGTGCGGGTGCAGCCGAGGTTGACCTCTCCTGGCATCCGGGCCATAGGGCGACGGGGGAGAGGTTGAAGTGGACTTCGTACCCGGCGTCCGCGAAGTCGGCCGCGTCGGCGATGCGGTCGGCCACCGCCGAGGTCCGCAGGTCCAGTAGCCGGGCACATCGGCTGATGATGCGCGTGGCTCGCCGACCAGGAAACCCGCCGCCCGGACGGCCGGCGGCGCAGCCACCAGTGCTCTCATGCCGGCTGTACGTCTTCATGTCTCATTGCGACATAAGTCGCAGTGAGACATATGCCCCAAAGGGACGGAAGGCAGGCAATAGCGGGTGCTCTCGCGCTCTGCCGACTTTGGGGTTGACCGGCTTGGCCGTCGAACCGTCGGAGCCGTCGAGGCCGTCTGGTGGGGTGGACGCGGGTCGGCTCACGTGGCCGGCCCGTCGCGCCGCTCTGTGTGGCTGCCGGCGCCCTTGTGGATCTTTATCCGTGGGGCTCGACGAGCCGCTGTCGGGCCGCCACTAGGGTGGGCGCATGTCTGTGAACATCCATCTCTACCTCGACATCGAGAACCTTGCCTCCGCTGAGGAAGCCGACACGGTGGGGGTGACAGTGGAAGAACTCT includes:
- a CDS encoding acyl-CoA dehydrogenase family protein — its product is MGVATKPSQPATASPRTGPGPAHWLHVAHELADDLATDAPAREHAGKPPFEEVSRLRESGLLNLLIPAELGGGGADWPTAYAVVRMIAATDAAIAQLLGSHYFLSWSARFFTEPGLAATMERLSAAEQWCWGGSLAAQDVPLILTRKGRGYALEGRQSYATGVLIADRLAVRAERAGNREPVAVVVDPTHHGVRIDSAEAFGQRLAAGGDVEFDAVPVAAQDVLGSLAADDDVLSPSASLASPVGRLLSVQLLLGLAEGALAEAREFSRAGQSSWRSSWPDGSPQDPHVLTTYGELTILTRSAAALTEQALAAVHTGLARAEDLTYDEYADISVHVTMAEAAASRAAQESTSRALDVVGSRSASARLGLDRFWRNARAHTLPRPIAHQFREAGDYFLNDAHPPFVLPA
- a CDS encoding TetR/AcrR family transcriptional regulator, producing MTAAPQDAGRADARRNRRKVLAAASQAFDEHGLDISLGAIARQAGVGAGTVYRHFPSKEILLEAVLAQQVDDLVETAQQWAARADPATAFFGFLLDVIETSHGRKHTCDALTAHTSWPRPSLAASARRFRQALDHLLRAAQHAGGVRTDVTTDDVSALTVGCATMRAAHRDQNGGTRMVRLALESLRTPAPVTQGRGFRDTPRTLHTAPRCEECGTRIEARPTGRPARYCGATCRQRAHRRRLGTAGVPDGGRVAATGDVE
- a CDS encoding NmrA family NAD(P)-binding protein → MTTDRLVVVTGATGRQGGATARRLLAAGRPVRALVRDTTAPAAKALEAAGAQLVRGDLDDPSSLPTALEGAAALFAVPPVALGSAGLDTEREFARGRALTDAAAVVGVEQVVFTGVASTPGRPGGSEVKKRVEDYLRERIRSVTVLRPVRFMSNYLGSTAIGLDGITDGVHRHIFPPDEPAQIIAVEDIAEFAALAFDQPDRYAGRSLELAGDAPTPAEAVAAISEATGVAIRYEQITPAEATALNPEIAQARERWAAGSRWHADIEALRVIHPQLRTLADWLAESGTALLRKRLLETASPGL
- a CDS encoding GNAT family N-acetyltransferase; translation: MLELRTLEADDWPLWRELRLAALAEAPYAFGSTLAQWQGSGDREERWRARLSIPGAHDLIALLDGLPVGMASGVPGEGTENVELISMWVGPTARGKGVGDSLIQAVERWAAERGATTLRLSVMPDNREATALYERHGFTDTGELGDLLPDGVGRERVMAKSMAAG
- a CDS encoding DUF6131 family protein; the encoded protein is MIALGIILLIVGFLTGISILWTLGIILAVVGAAFWVMGSMGHAVAGRRHYW